Part of the Mixophyes fleayi isolate aMixFle1 chromosome 12, aMixFle1.hap1, whole genome shotgun sequence genome is shown below.
AACGCATCATTTTGAACATTTTAACCCTATTCTGCTTTCTCATCCAATCCCTCGGCAACCTTGCTTTTTTAAAATGATGAATACTTACTGTGTAAAGATACTTGTACTCACCGATTTTGCATTTGGCACCAAATCGATATCCGATCGAGATATATCGGACGATGGCCGGGAGGGTAACTGGTTGGGTGAGGACTACACGATTGTGTATGTCGTTATCATACCATCACGCTAATAGTGCCTTGTCTGATCCAGCAACGTACACTTGGAAAGAAGGGAATAATCTGAACGCCCCCAACGCCTCTATGTACCTGTATTCTCTCAGCCCAGTTGCCAATTTAAACCACCTACAAGCTTTGCTGCTGTTTCGTCTTATTGAGAAGCCTTATATGCCTTGCGTTTAAAACTGGCCGGTTGGAGTAGAATTTAGAAACCTTGCTGGTATATGGTAACTGATGATGGTCCTTAACTATTTCAAAGAAAAGCTGGTATATCACTCGTGAAGTCGCAGATAACCATTTGGCAATCTTTGCAGATTTGTAGGTGGAACAGATAGCGCACTAGTATCTAGTGAGCCGCTAGGCTGTATTCTTGTATGTTTGGTCCAGCCCACAAATTAGCTGCTTGCTTGCTGTATATGTGATGGGCGTGAGTGTTGGTTATGCAGTGTATAGAGTGTTTTTTGCCACTTGCATATTGCGCTCAATAGGCCAAAGTAGGAAAATGGACAATTACAGCATATATGACAGTCCCACAGTACTTAATACAGGTATACATGGTGCCTAGAGATACGCCTGGTACCAAACTATCTGCTGTGATTTTTAAAGATCCTGAAAAGTTCTTTGATTTTCCAGAACAACTCCTGAATCTTTATTCATCATTATTACAGGTTTGTGTAGATCTTTCTACCGTGCATCCCCCTCCTACCTGAACCGTTCCACTACACAAAATGATTTTAAAGCATGTATATCGAAGTCTTAATGATTGCTAATCCTACCCATACCCTACGACTAACCATGTTTTCCGTACCACTTGATGGAGATTGTACAGGCCTTGCCATGTAGATACAATGTGACTGCCATTTGCTGCACAATGAAATTGTATGTTTTTCTGAAATAAACATTAGCTTTTCATTAAACGAGCCTATGTCTTGTCCTGCATAACGGTGAATAAGGAAGTATTGCACAAGATAACTGCTTACTGCATAACACTGACATTAATTCGGCAGGTTCTGTCTCTACAGCCAAGGACTCCGGAATATAGACACACCACTTTCCACGTCCTACCTGGGCAGACTGTGTGTGTCTCTTGTACTCTCACCCAAAGGTCCACCAACATCGCACCGTTAAGAACCCTTGTGAACTCGATCTCTGCTCTCTCGACAACTATTCATAACGACTACCTTGGGTTATGGGAGTGAGCAGTCATTAAGGAGCCTTTGTTGCAGAACAGATTTATTCTTGGTATAAACTTTCTAAtaccattgtttttttaataacgtGTTTGAGAAGCTGGTTTAGGGGCACCTCACTGCCATTACCTTGGACCACAACAAGATGAACTCTATGTGGGACTGTTTTAGGCATAATGCTTTTATTTAGCAGATAAGGATGAGACCTGGTGGGGTATTAAATAATCCAGAATTACAGGGTAAAATTCCAAGGGGTAGACTTACTAAtgtgtctaaaaaggaaaagtggaagtgttggccataacaaccaatcagattctagataaaCGATGGCTAGACTTGGGATTGCCCATTGAatctatgggcaacacttccacttaaaacaattttttttttttagtaaatctacccagagCCAGGCAAACCATCGAAACCTACCCCCAGTGGGACAAGAAGACTGAATGGTACTGATAATGTCATGGGCAAGCTTTTTATTCGGGCAGCTGATATCTCTATCATAAACTGAAACAAACTTCACATAATAGATTCACTCTTCCAGCAACACTAGTGTGTCCCACAGTATAACTGTGAGGGGCAGGCCTGTTGTGCCATCACATGTTTAACCCACACTTCCTGAAATGCTGCATTTGGTAGACACATAGGACAATATTTGCTACAGCAGTAATGGTTCCCCTGTACCGTACAACTGCCCTCGGAGGACTACCGCGGTAACCAGTTCGGCGATCTCAGTCCTCTGCAGAGGATCACTATATCCTAGTCGGGTGCCTCCTCGCTCCCTGAAGAACCGTGCCGGGGTACAGTCACCGATGTTAATGTCCCTACAGGGGACGGTGTCCTGTCTCCAGCAACATGCTCTCCAGCAGGACTTTGATAGAGTTGTCCACGTAGGGCTGATACAACCAGCAGGATAGATAGACCAGGAGCAGCTCCTGGTCCGAGGTGTGCGCTATCTCCCCCACAATCACGCTCTTCAGGGAGATTTCTTTCTTGTACATTTCTGACATCTTTACAGAGGTTTCATCTGCAAAATATAACAATGCAGAAAGTAATTTCTTTTTGTTTGCGAGCTGCAAAATTAAGAGTCTGTAACCAAATAACGGGCATTCCGCACCAATTACCATTCATATAATACTGGTCTACTGCTTAAGGTGGACGGAGTGTTCCTCAGACACTATCCCCTATGTTCTTGTATTAAACAATTCTTGCTTACTATGTCATTATAGAAATAGTTTGTTTGTGACATCATTTAAAGGACCACAAATTTAAAATACAAGTGGTCTTCTATAAGCAGCTACTAACCTTCACAAGTACATGTTAAATCTCCACACTTTGGAATAACTGGCGATGTTTTAACTAGATTTGCAAGACTGCTATTCTCTTATCAGTCATTTTCAGCTCAATCTAATTCAATCCTCATACACAGACCAGATGTCAGTGTTCAAATCATATTCTCAAAGCCTATTAAATGAGATATGATGCCAATAGTCCCCAAAAAATGATGTACGTGTTAGAGCTTGGTAAAGTACAATGGCGTTCTATGGGCGCATTCACCCACGTTAAATGAAGGTGCTTCTAATGCTTTTAAGGCGAGGCTAAAGTACAATGTTCGGTCTATGTTTTAACAAATGTTTTTCTAACATCCTTGTAATTCAAACTCTAAATGTCACGTGATTGGATGTCATAGACATTttaacataatcatcatcatcatcatctatttatatagcgccactaattctgcagcgctgtacagagaactcattcacatcagtccctgccctattggagcttacaatctacattccctaacacatagacagactagggtcaattttgatagcagccgaattaacctactagtatgtttttggagtatgggaggaaacccacacagataaggccatggtcgggaattgaactcatgaccccagtactgtgaggcagaagtgctaaccactaggccactgtgatgccACAACATAAGGCATTAATTTACtttatcattatcagctatttatagaacaccactaattccgcagcgctttattcataaaaactaaaaatatatatatatatataaatgaaacacTTGGATCACTAACACTTCTTCAGCTCCTGTTCATCTCCCTCAATCGCTGCTTTTGCGACAGGTTAAACTGAAAGGAAATTGCTCTTCCCATCATACACGAGTGATTAAGCTCCGAAAAACATTGTGTGCAGCGTCTTCAGAGCTCAAGTGCTCAAAGCGCCGGACATAACGGTTAACAAATATTAACATCTCAACTTTATTAAGTTTAATTATGCAGaacattaacaaaaatattacattataagtaAGTCACTCACAAAAGTGGGTTGTGGGCCATGTATGAAAGAGAACGGGTCTAGAATCTTTGCCGCTGCACTGAAAAGCTTCCAGTTCACAAACCCCTTTAAATGTAGAGGACAATTTTTCCATcttcatttgtatttgtttctaaagagggatttgaaagagaaaaaaaaccagcAATATTACAAGGGGGATTCTGAGAACTGAACTAATATGAAAGATGAGTATAATAAACATTGTACCGACCATATTCTCCAATAGATCCAGCAATTCTGAGCATAATCTTTCGAGTTCTTCTTTATTCTTGTCAGCATTCTCATTACTGGGTAAAGTGTGATCTAATAACATTTTCTCGTAtgatctaaaaaataaataattgttattatGTGTGAAGTGCGTCCAAATACTTGCAAGAGAAGTATCCAATATTTTCTTCAATCTCTCAACTGCAAGAACCAAAGAAACTTTCCTGAGCCATAGACCAAAGACAGCAGATAACAtaaaattaataaagaaaatCTGGAACAGAACAATTTATGTTTCAGGATTCTGGTGCTTTTTAATCTCATGCAGGCAATCTACTCCGACACAAGGCACACATAACTGCGCTGATTAGCTGGTCTAGAGTCCCGTACACACAGTGTTTATAATGAGTGATTGGGCCGTTTTAGGTACGATGCCCTTGTAATCACAGTGAGTGTGGGCATTAAAACACTTCTAATGCCAATCAACATCTGATTGAGATCTAACAGATAACAAACGGGTCAGAAGTTAAATCTGGACGGCCAGTGATCTTTGATCGCAGTAGAGCTGGATCCTTCAGATTTGGCTACGGCCAAATGATAGGTTTTTTTTTAGAGTGGGGCGGGATAGAGCTGTGTACCGTCACTTTAACACGTAGCtcacagacatcatcatcatttatatagcgccactaattccgcagcgctgtacagagaactcactcacatcagtccctgccccattggggtttgcaatctaaacacacacacactaatttgttagcagccaattaacctaccagtatgtttttggagtgtgggaggaaaccggagcacccagaggaaacagggggagaacatacaaacgcctcacagataaggccatggtcgggtatcgaactcatgaccccactgctgtaaagcagaagtgctaaccactaagccactgtgctgcccacagaaaCTATATTTATGTGTTGGGGTCAAGTTGAAAGACAACGTGGCAGAACCTTGTACATACAGCCTCAGTATCTGAAAACCAATGTAGTCAGTTACAGTTTTATCATTTATTGTCCCAAACAGTGTATTTATCTCATTAGAAAAATTAAAGTGCAAATAATTTTGGCCCCCGTGGAAACTGCCTCCACATCTTGATATTATCCAGCATTGTCTGATTAATGTGAACATTATCTGCATTCTGTATCGTCCATCACAGGAATCCGGCACTTGTCCATTCTACTAACCCCGCTAGGCAGGAAACTGATCATGAAGGCCACGTAAATTCCGGGACACCAGGAGGCCATGTCTTCATTTTTGTTCCAAATAAGTTAAAACTATTATATCAATCTCCTACCCAACTGTCCTGTTAATTTGGGAACATTAGGAGTCAGAATTTTGGAAAAATAAGTAGTTTTGTATTGCCTTTTTCTGGATCAACAAAATTCCGATTTTATGGGCCAAATTTAGTCACCCTTAATTGTGAGTGTACCCAAACAACTGAGTCAACACAATGGGCAAAATATTAGAATTGTTGACTATTAAGGCACCATGGACCTTAACAGAAATGGAATCTGCTTTGATAAGCGCTTCCCAAAATCTGATTGGCAGATGACCGCGctattgtgtgtatatgtggttATTTGCCAACCAAATGGCACAAGATTCTTtgctatataattttttttatccagGCTCTTGAATGACTTGATACGTAACATTTCACTGGTTGGATTTGTCATAACACAGctacaatatatagaaaaaatgtataaatcaccTTTTTGCGCTATGGTTTCCCAAACAAGACAAAATTGAGTAGATATTgggaaaaaagaataaataaataaaataaaaaataaaaaaataacgagtatacttattgttattgatGTGAAATTCGATTCCCTTCAGATGATCATACACAAGTTTTCACGTTGGCAATCAGACCatatagaaaaaaagagaaatatataatAGTGTAACACTGTAGAATACAAATAATATGTATCTCTGAGTCCAAATGATATATAGAATATCCAATCCTATTGTTGCCTTCAATCAATATTTCACCATAGGTAACAAAGTTATTTTTCCAAGTTGATGTATGATGTGGGATGTCCCACAATCCAATCTACTTACAatgtagattctttaaaattggcacttcagAATATTAGTCTCCACTCCTCCTTTCTTCTCCGaaatttctcagtaaatatatggaAGAAAGAGGTATACCTTTTAGGTTGtagttaaaaacatttatttaaaaaaacatacatattcaTACCGCGGAGTAATGAGTGGTGAAATATTGATTGAAGGCAACAATAGGATTGGATATTCTATATATCATTTGGACTCAGAGATACATATTATTTGTATTCTACAGTGTTACACTattatatatttctctttttttctatatGGTCTGATTGCCAACGTGAAAACTTGTGTATGATCATCTGAAGGGAATCGAATTTCACatcaataacaataagtatactcgttatttttttattttttattttatttatttattcttttttcccAATATCTACTCAATTTTGTCTTGTTTGGGAAACCATAGCGCAAAAAggtgatttatacattttttctatCTGTTATCTATACCTAGGTGTTAGGTTGCAACTCACTGATTTGCAGAAGTGGTTTATGTAGCGCTGTAAGGGTATTACACACTCAGCTACAATATATAGCAAACTACTGAGCAATGCTGTCTGTGCGCCTACGAGGAAGATATCGCACAAACTTCAGTGGAAACTTGGGACCTGCGAGGGACCACCACACACAACACTTACAGGGTACTTATTTTAAGATTGACGATCTTGCTCGCAGCACTGAACGCCGTGTCATTACAAGTCTCCCATTTCAGCATCAGGTTGTGCCAATCCGCAACATTGTCTTTGATTTTCCTAGCACTGCCGGTTAATGCCGTCTTCTTAGGGGTAACAAATCCTGGGCTTTTACCTGTagacaattaaaataaaacacaatattgagaggttatttttaattttgtatcaACATTTAGGCACACACAACTAATGTATCTGCAAAGCCAGGAGCTGGGAAATCTAGTATAATGTGTTCCaacaatgcaaaatatacaaaacagACATCAGCTGACAAAATGACTATGGAAGCATCATACAACCAACGTGACACCATAGTCATACACTAGTAACACACTCTAGATACCAATCATAGTTATTATTACTGTATCAGCAAAGGGCCTGTGTCAATGTAAACAACCTGATGCTGTATaggtgctgtggaactacaactcccagcatgccctccaGCAGCAGTACACTATGCCATGTGTGGTCACTTACTCTCCATCCTGCTGAATGGTGATCACAGCAGCATGTCAGGAAACAGTCAGTAAGGCCAAGCACTGGCACACCACGTGACCTCCTAGAAGACACTTCCGCCCTCCGCGGGGAGGAGGAGGCAGAGTGACGTCACGGGGAGGGTGGGTCCGGATTGGTCGGTGTCAGGGGGGCTGTATTTTAGCTGCGTCAGGGGCAGCTCTGGGGGGAGAGGCAGCTGGAGGACCGGGGGGTGGTCCGGCCGGAGGAAGCAGTGAGACCCCCGGAGCAGGTGAGAGAGGATCACACACATGGTTATATGTCCTGTATATACATATCCTGCTGTGTGTCATCTgtatgtcattatatatatatatatatatatctatctatctatctatctatctatctgtgtgtctGTCGTACATGTACACTGTAATACCTGTGTCTGTCATACATGTACACTAATATCTGTGTGTCATACATGTACACTGTGATATCTGTGTGTCTGTCATACATTGTAATATCTGGATGTCACTGTGATATTTGGACACTGTAATGTCTGTACATCTCTGTAACACATGTACATTGTAATATCTGTATTCATATAAAGGATCAGCTGGACACACAGCAGTGTATGGAAACTCACAGGCAATCCCTAAATATATCATGTATTTGTCATCATACCCTACATACCTGTGCACAACAAGGCAATTGTTCTGCCAGCAGGTGCCCAGCGCTGGCAGTGCCAGCTGTAGGAGCTATAGGTGCCCAGCGCTGTCTGTGGCAGCTGTAGGAGCTATAGGTGCCCAGCGCTGTCTGTGGCAGCTGTAGGAGCTATAGGTGCCCAGCGCTGCCAGTGCCAGTTACAGATCCGACAGGTGCCCAGTGCTGTCAGTGCCAGCTCTAGGGCCAACAGGTGCCCAGTGCCAGCTCTAGGGCCAACAGGTGCCCAGTGCCAGCTCTAGGGCCAAAAGGTGCCCAGTGCTGCCAGTGGCCGCCACCTGGGTGAGAGGTGCCCAGCGCAATCAGTAATTTCTATTCCGGTTCAGTGAGCTCCAGCTAGTAGAAGTCAGTGATTCAGTGTCTTACAAGTCACAGGTGGTCACTTCAGGGTGTTGTGCGGACCCCATGGCAAGGGTTTGGAAGAGCCCCATATATTGCCCAAGACTGGAAAAAACACATATGAGGGGCTGTAACATTGGAAGTGAGCCCCCTCCGTAGCAGCTGAACCCCCCATTTCTATGGTAGTTACTGCTGCAGTCTGATTAACACGTTTCATATTTGCCCAGTTGCTGCTGTTTGGATATTTTTACACAGCAGAATATTTTGTCACTGGCCGTCTGGAGAAATAGAGTGAGAAGTGCGTGTTGTGTATCCATGTTTTCATATATGATAACATTTGTGTAATTGTAATAATGTATGTCCTATAACCCTGCACTGTGGGTGACTTCCGTGCTTTATAAATCAATAATACGGGTGAGATGCATATTGACGCCCTTCTGCATAGTGTTTGTTTCTGATCTGTTGCCAGAATGCTCTACGGTGGGTGGTGTTCTGGTTACATTGCCCTCACCttattatatatttcattatatgtcACTTTTCCTGAAGGTGGGTATTTGCCAAATGATTACATTGCTGCAGGGTGGGTCTGGATGGAGTCATTCTGCCAGGGTGAATGGAATAAGTGTGTTCTGTGTGCGGAGCATTGTGTCAGACCGGTATAATTTGGTGGGGGGTATAAACCATTTTTATCTCTTTGTGatgttttccttttattttttttgcataaatagcCTAGTGACAGATTTTATTAGCATCCCATAAATCTCTACCTTGCACTTCAAAAGGTGCTTCTTTTTCTTATCTTGCAATGTACGTtgactatttatttttaaatgccacATTGCAAAGTCACATCTTACATCTTAATCCTTTAAATCGTTCACTATCTAGTTTTGAAATGTCTCCCTTTGAGAGCTACTCTGATTGTAAATAATAAATTCTGCTGTTATCACTACCAATGGCTGAGTTCTTTCCCAAAACAAACAGGTACTTGGTATTATAACTTGAGAGTAACttggttttttaacatttttgtttgttgtttaaatccacttataattgtaaatatttcCAACTATCCCCTAATGTGTTAACATTTGTACCAAATTTCCCTGTGTAAACATTCTGATTAATCAGCGTCatcactattttaaatgtgattATAATAATAAGCCAACTTAGTTCTGTATGTGACTAATTTTTACCAGTACATTAGACTGTTCTTTTTACTTAAATGTAAAAGTTGGAAATACCCTTTGTCTGTCTGAAGTACCTCTTGGGACTCGCATCCCACATGCTGAGATCCTGTGGTCTTTAATCTCGGTAGCCTGAGCCATGCTACGTGAGTGCTATCATGAAGCAAGACCTGAGAGTGactacgggctagatttactaagctgggggtttgaaaaagtggagatgttgcctatagcaaccaatcagattctagctgtcattttgtagaaagtactaaatgatagctagaatccaattggcaacatccccacttcttcaaacccgcagtttagtaaatatacccctaagtgttgttATGGTGGAGGTAGTGAACTTGTAATCTCGAACATCTTCTTGGGTATCCATCGTAACGTTAAGTCGTGCTAGACGTAGTCGCCTCTCACAGAACCCACCCGAGTGGATCAATACCCGCCCCATGTCCCTATATTCCTCGTCCTTCCTATCCCTGATCCTTGCTTTCCCTCCTGACAATCCACCTAAACAGGTAAAACAAGTTGTCATCGTTGGCCTACGCCTTCACCATTAGTCCCTGGTCATTATATTGTTAGTTACAATGATGTAATAACTACAAGCAATTTTGTTACGCCTTTTACTCACTGGGGCTATGTTTTTTTTCGTTGTATGTATTGCTCACTATGCTTTCAATaaacagttaataaataaaaagatgggGGTCTTGCATTTCTAGTCTACCTGCTTTCCAAAGTTGGCCGCCAGCAAGAACCTTATTGGGTTTTTGTATTGTGCG
Proteins encoded:
- the CINP gene encoding cyclin-dependent kinase 2-interacting protein, giving the protein MESKSPGFVTPKKTALTGSARKIKDNVADWHNLMLKWETCNDTAFSAASKIVNLKISTLSYEKMLLDHTLPSNENADKNKEELERLCSELLDLLENMKQIQMKMEKLSSTFKGVCELEAFQCSGKDSRPVLFHTWPTTHFYETSVKMSEMYKKEISLKSVIVGEIAHTSDQELLLVYLSCWLYQPYVDNSIKVLLESMLLETGHRPL